Proteins from one Desulfonema limicola genomic window:
- the xseA gene encoding exodeoxyribonuclease VII large subunit, translated as MKEPQIQKQIFTVSALTAEIKALLEDRFSFVWITGEISNFHVPASGHFYFTLKDQKAQINAVMFKGQNKNLKFMPEHGMSITGLGRIGLYEPRGSYQIIFEYLEPKGVGELQIAFEQLKARLASEGLFDEKHKKPIPFLPEKISVVTSRTGAVIHDIIKVINRRFPGVHIELAPVKVQGDGADQEIADAIKLLNERMDSDLIILARGGGSLEDFQAFNSEITAYAIFESKIPVISGVGHETDITIADFVSDLRAPTPSAAAELAVPLKQELVQKNLSLLNNLSSRFYYYIEQKRKSLQYISSRLVHPKKRVQDLRLRIDDFSERLFRLMLKSVLLRRREQYLWLNDKFRSNNPLNQVKDKRQELELKTNNLKQNFMKIFDKKSAEISELTSKLSVLNPAAILSRGYSIARTMPEGRILHDTSSIILGQKIDLRLSKGILLCRVEGILENGSKTDL; from the coding sequence TTGAAAGAACCGCAGATACAAAAACAAATATTTACTGTTTCAGCACTTACAGCAGAAATTAAGGCTTTGCTTGAAGATCGTTTTTCATTTGTCTGGATTACCGGTGAAATCTCTAATTTTCATGTTCCTGCTTCAGGTCATTTTTATTTTACCTTAAAAGATCAAAAAGCTCAAATCAATGCAGTTATGTTCAAAGGCCAGAACAAAAATCTCAAGTTCATGCCCGAGCATGGCATGAGCATAACCGGTCTTGGGCGTATCGGCCTGTATGAGCCAAGAGGTTCTTATCAGATAATATTTGAATATCTGGAACCCAAAGGTGTTGGAGAATTACAGATAGCTTTTGAGCAGTTAAAAGCCAGGCTGGCTTCTGAGGGATTATTTGATGAAAAACATAAAAAACCCATACCTTTTTTACCTGAGAAAATAAGTGTGGTTACATCCAGAACTGGAGCTGTTATCCATGATATTATCAAGGTAATTAACAGACGTTTTCCAGGGGTTCATATTGAACTTGCTCCTGTAAAAGTACAGGGAGACGGTGCTGACCAGGAAATTGCAGATGCTATAAAGCTTTTAAATGAGCGCATGGATTCAGATCTTATAATTCTGGCAAGAGGCGGAGGTTCTCTTGAGGATTTTCAGGCATTTAACTCTGAAATAACGGCATATGCCATTTTTGAGTCAAAAATACCTGTTATATCTGGTGTAGGTCATGAAACTGATATTACTATTGCTGATTTTGTTTCTGATCTCAGGGCACCTACCCCTTCTGCTGCAGCAGAACTGGCTGTTCCTTTGAAACAAGAGCTTGTTCAAAAGAACCTGTCCTTATTAAATAATCTATCTTCTCGATTTTATTATTATATTGAACAAAAACGAAAATCTTTGCAATATATTTCATCACGGCTTGTACATCCCAAAAAACGTGTTCAGGATTTAAGGCTCAGGATAGATGATTTTTCAGAACGTCTTTTTAGATTAATGCTTAAATCAGTGCTGTTAAGAAGGCGTGAACAGTATTTATGGTTAAATGATAAATTCAGGTCAAATAATCCTTTAAATCAGGTTAAAGACAAAAGACAGGAACTTGAATTAAAAACAAATAATCTTAAACAGAATTTTATGAAAATTTTTGACAAAAAATCTGCTGAAATAAGTGAACTGACATCAAAATTAAGTGTCTTAAACCCTGCTGCAATCTTATCAAGAGGATACAGCATTGCCAGAACCATGCCTGAAGGCAGGATCCTGCATGATACATCATCTATAATTTTGGGGCAGAAAATTGATTTAAGATTGTCAAAAGGCATATTATTATGCCGGGTAGAAGGAATATTGGAAAATGGCAGTAAAACAGACCTTTGA
- the xseB gene encoding exodeoxyribonuclease VII small subunit: MAVKQTFEKAMKQLEDIVHELESGDLSLENAMKKFEEGIQLSKFCSKKLDETEKKITMLTCDQDGNISEVKGIVESL, translated from the coding sequence ATGGCAGTAAAACAGACCTTTGAAAAAGCAATGAAACAGCTTGAAGATATTGTTCATGAGCTTGAAAGCGGTGATCTTTCCCTGGAAAATGCTATGAAAAAATTTGAAGAAGGAATTCAATTGTCAAAGTTTTGTTCAAAAAAGCTGGATGAGACAGAAAAAAAGATTACCATGCTTACCTGTGATCAGGATGGAAATATTAGTGAAGTGAAAGGAATTGTTGAATCGCTTTGA